GTGATGGTGGTTTCGGTATCCGCATCCCGGGCTGCCGCTTGGTAGATGACGGTATCCGTTGGGGCATTTTCGGCGACGGTACCGCTGCTGCCGGAAGTGATGACCGGGGCGTTGTCATTGCGGTCGACGAGGTTGATGGTCACCGTGCCCGTATCGCTTAACCTGCCGTCCGATGCCTGGACAGTGAGAGTAAATTCTCGGGTGGCTTCGAAATCGAGCTTTGAGGCGTCGGCAACGGTGATTGCCCCACTGGCGGCATCGATGGCAAAGGCGCCATTGTCGTTTCCGGCGATTATGGTGTAGGTAATCGTATCGCCGTCGGCGTCGGTAGCGGATACCTTTCCTACCGGCGTACCCTTGGCGCTGTTTTCGGCAAGGGTAACGGCGTAGTTGCCCAGGTTCGGCATAAAATTGGCGAGATTGGACCCCGAGTTGGCAGGGCTGGACCCCGGGTTTGCGGGGTTGAACACCTCGGTGTCATTGCTGTGCATGCCCTGGGGCGAGCCATCGCTGTCATCCCCGGAAAAAGCGAGGCCGATCCCCGTGGCTACTGCCGCCAGGCCGGCTCCCCCCAGCAGCCACCAGCCTCCGTTGCCGCTGGACCGGTCTTCATCCTTATCGCCGGTCTTGGCTATGTCGCTGCCGGTAGCAGGCCGTGGTTCTGCAGTCTCTGCCTGTACCGGCATGGCTGCGGTCACGGCACCATCGGCTTCTTTTCCTTCGACAGCCGCAACGATCGTCTTCTTATCATCCTGCGGCTGGTCTTCAGGCTCGACGTTCCCGAAAGCCTTCTTGACCATGGACGGAGAAAATGCCTGCGCCCCTCTGTCGCCCGGCGCGACCGGAATGGCATGACCTCCCTTTTCCCTGACGGCGATCATTCCGGAAGTGAGCTTTGCCTCATCGGTGACAATTTTTTTTGCCATGACCATCCTCCTCAATGCATGGAAGCTCGTAGAAGGCCTACGTAGCGGACAAAAAGCTTTAACCGAGCCGGTCACCCAAAGGAGTGAGCGATAAGGGTGACGATAAAATTAAAATAGTATTAGTTAGAAACAAATAATAAAGTGTTAATACTAAATGTCAAAGGGAAAAATTACAGGAGGCTGCATGGGCAAAGCTGAAGGTGGGAGAGGTGATTGAAACCGCGAGACCGCTTCAGCGCAGGCCACAGCGAGCATCAACCCTGAGCAGTTTCACGCGACAGCGCAACGACGCAACGTTTAATCCGCAAGTGAGGAGAGAGGCTGATGGTTCGATCAGTCTTCCCCTTTTTAATTTTACGTTTTTTCATTGTTTTGCGGGGCAAGCCGAACTATGAGCCCGGATGTGACCAGCGCTACTACGAGCACGGCCGCGGATGCGACGGCACTCGCAAGCAGGTGTGGCTTAATGAGGAGAATGAGCCCGAGAAGGAACATCATCACCCCGGACAAAAGCTTGAGGACCCGCCCGTGCCGTTCGCTCAGCCTGTGGCTGCCAAGGGTGATGGCGAATAGGGCGACGATGCCGGCGAGGGGGATGACATACACCACGTTGTACAGGGCCAGGTAAAGATAATAGACCGGCATCGGCAGGGGCTGCAGGGTGAGTGCACGCGTATAGATCATGGGGAATCCGGCGGTACAGATCAGCTCGTAAAGGTTTGCGGTAAACGCCAGGAAGATTGTGGCGGCAAGCATGGCGGGCACCGACCCGGCGCGCATGATGTTGCGCATCCGCTCGAACAGCCTCGGCTTGGCCTGTTCCGGAATGGTCAGGGAGATGCCGCGCTTGAAGAAAAAGTAATCCTTGATGTTGATGGTAGCGATGACGATGGCGACGGCCCCGGCAACGGCGGCAATATACTTCAGCCGCCCCACCAGCAGAAAGAAATTGAGCCAGGCAGCCATGAAGACGAAGTAGAGGAGACCCGAGAAGAGCACGAAAATGCCGCCGATGATCACCATCCGCTTGCGGGAATGGGCGTGCAAAAGGAGCGAAAGGAGGAAGAAAAGCACGAAGAAGGCACACGGGTTGAAGCTGTCGAGCCCAGCAATGACAAGGGTCAGCACCGGCAACGACAGCCGGGAGGTCTCGACCGTACCGAGGAGCGGCAATGAGACGCTGTCTTCGGAATCGGAAAGGCCGTCCTGGATCGACTGCTCTGGGGCAGCGCCGTAGGCGGTGCCTTTCTCAAGCACCATGCCGGCAGGCGCTGACACGGCAGCAGCCTGACCGAGCATGAAAATGGCCACAGCCAGGATAGCAGCGCGGCAACAGGCAGCCAGGCCCGGTCGCGGCCGCCGATGTATCAGGGATGGACTATGGATCATGGCACTCGTTACTGCTCCGGGTTCTCACAGACCGGACAATGCTCCTCGCCGTTTTCCCTGTCCATGTCCAGCCTTTCCCCGCACACCTCGCAGTTGGCGGAGGGAATCGCTTCCTTTCTCCGCTTCCGGTACCTCTCGCCGAATCTTTTCAAGACTCCCATAATTGGCTCTCCTTTGCTAATCGGGAAGTGATCCTGCTTAGTCAGTACCAAGACGCATACGAAAAGTTTCCCACAGGATTGGGAATGCTCAAGGGGCTTTTTCAATGGCGCGGTGGGGAGGCTTGACGTGTTTACCGGAATTGTAACAGTTTCGGCCAGAGGCACCATGGTATACCTCCGCAACTAGTTCCTTGCTGCCTATCAATCTGCGACATATTGTGGCGCACATCTCTGCTAGGCTATGCCTAAAAAGCTGCGGGGGGACTGCCATGGCAGCAACTATTGATTTGATGGACAAACTGAAGACCCTTGCCGAGGGGGCAAAGTACGATGTTTCCTGCGCTTCCAGCGGCAGTCATCGCCGCAACCGGGACGGCATCGGCAATGCCGCTTCCTGCGGCATCTGCCATTCCTGGACCGCTGACGGCCGCTGTGTCTCTCTATTGAAGATCCTCATGACTAACTGCTGCATCTACGACTGTGCTTACTGCGTCAACAGGCGGAGTAACGATATCCCCCGTACCGGCCTGACACCGGCAGAGGTGGCGGAACTGACCATCGGCTTCTACCGGCGCAACTATATCGAGGGGCTCTTTCTCAGCAGCGGCGTCGTCGGGTCGCCTGACCGGACCATGGAACTGCTCATCGCGGCGGTGCGGACCCTGCGGGAGACGTATCGCTTCAACGGTTACATTCACCTGAAACTGGTCCCCGGCGCCGATCCGCTTCTGGTGCAGCAGGCCGGGCTGGTGGCTGACCGGGTGAGCGTCAACCTTGAGCTGCCGACCCGGGAGAGCTTGGCCCTGCTGGCGCCGGACAAGAGCCGGGAGGCGGTGGTGGAACCCATGCGCCAGGTCAGCAGTCTCATCGTCACCAACCGGGCGGAGCGCAAGGAATCGCGCAAAGTATCACCATTTGCCCCGGCCGGCCAGAGCACCCAGTTGATCGTCGGGGCCAGCGGCGAGAGCGACCGGCAAATCGTCACCCTGTCGGAGCAGCTTTACGGGAAGATGGACCTGAAACGGGTCTACTATTCCGCCTATATCCCGGTGAATGACGACCGGCGGCTCCCCGCCCGCCCCCTGTCGCCGCTGCGACGAGAGCACCGTCTCTATCAGGCCGACTGGCTGCTCCGCTATTACGGCTTCAGCGCCCATGAACTGCTGGATGAGCAGTGTCCCAACCTGGAGAGTGACCTTGACCCCAAAACCTGCTGGGCGCTCCGTCACCGTGAGCTGTTTCCGGTTGAGGTCAATCGGGCGGAGTATGGAGTGCTGCTCCGGGTACCGGGGATCGGGATCCGTTCGGCACAACGGATTGTCGCTGCCCGACGTCAGGGGAGCCTTTGCCTGGACGATCTTCCCCTGCTGGGGGTGGTAATGAAGCGTGCCCGCTATTTCCTCACCGCCCGGGGGCGCTACGCCGGCGACTGTTCCCCGGAGAGCGCCATGCTTCGCAGTCGGCTCATGGCGGCTCCGGCGAAACGGGACCAGGGCCAGCTCTCGCTGGCATTTCCCGAAGCAGCAGAGACGGAAGCCGTGGCCAGCGTCATCCGCGGCGAATTATGATGGGGGGTGACTACTGCTATGATGGCAGCGATGCTGGGCTGCTGACCTTGCTGGCCGACATCGTTCCCCGGGGGATAGAACCCCGAACCATCGGTGTAGAGCCGCCGCAGCAGGAGGATCTTTTTGCCGCACCCGTTTTGGTGGCTACCGATCAGGAGCTGGCGGAGCGGTTCTGGGTTGAACTAACCCGCCGACTGCCGCCGGTCTCCCTGGAACAGCTGCACCGAGCCTGGTACGCCGATCATCCCGGGCGGGAGCTGGTGATCTGCCGTTTCATGCTGCTGGTCTGGCGGGAAGGGGGACGGGCAGGCGCCATGCTGGCCCATCCATATGTGGTGCCTCTCTGGAAGCTGGCGCAGCAGGTGGGACGGGAAGCCCATCGCTACCTGGGCTTCGTCCGCTTCCAGGAAACGACCAGTGGCTACTATTATGCCTCCCTGGAGCCCGACCATCGCGTTCTATCCCTTATCGCCGGCCACTTTGCCGATCGCTTCCGTGACCAGCACTGGGTTATCCACGACGTGCGCCACGGGGAAGGAATCGTCTACGACTGCACGCGGCGGCGCTGGCTGCTGCTTCCTATGATGACCGAAGGTGATCCGGAGCTGACTCCGGCGGAGGAAACGTTCCAGAGGCTTTGGCGCAGCTATTTCGCCGTGCTGGCCATTGGGGAGCGGGAGAATCTCGCGATGCAGCAGGGGAAGGTACCGCTCAAGGTGCGGCCATGGCTGGTGGAGTTTCGGTAAAGCATGGCATTCCCCTGCCGAGGAGCGGTACCAGCGATGTTAATCAGGTGGGTAGGAGGCTCGGGAGTTCTAGACCGAAATCACTCCAGAGACCACGCCACAGACCACGTAGAGAAAGATGCCACAAAAAAAGGGCTTAGCTTTTCGAGCTAAACCCTTGTGTTTTTGGCTCCCCAACCCGGACTCGAACCAGGGACATGGTGGTTAACAGCCACCCGCTCTACCGACTGAGCTATTGGGGAATAAAGGAAGTCGTATTTATATTTGAAACAGCCGCTGCTGTCAAGCTATTTTTATTTGCCCTTTTTCAGGTCCACAAGAATCAGTTTGGCAACTGCTTTGAGAGTTTCAAATACCCCTTCACCGGTAGTAGCGCATGCTTCGAAATCAGGCACGTTGGTAGGATTCAGCTCTTTGCGAAGCTCTTCAATGCTGACAACATTGGGCAGGTCTCGCTTATTGTACTGAACAACGTAGGGAATCTTATCCAGATCATATCCCTGCTCGGTCAGGTTGATGCGCAGGTTTTCCACTGATTCGATATTTGCTTCCATCCTCTCTTCCTGGGAATCGGCGACAAACACAACGCCGTCAACCCCTTTCAGAATGAGCTTTCTGGATGCATCATAAAAAACCTGACCGGGAACCGTGTACAGATGGAAACGTGTCTTGAAACCTCTGATCTCGCCCAGTGCAAGGGGAAGAAAATCGAAAAACAGAGTACGTTCGGTCTCAGTGGCAAGGCTGATCATTTTCCCTTTAGCATCAGCGGCTGTCTTCTGGTAGACGAATTGCAGATTGGTTGTTTTACCGCAGAGCCCTGGTCCGTAATAAACAATCTTACAGTTTATTTCGCGGGATGCATAATTGATGAAGGACATCTGGCGTTACCCCAAGTCTGTTAGCTGAACAGGTTATCTATATCGTCATCGGTAATTTCTGCAAAGGGAAAATCCGTTTCGCCGCTTTTTTCCTTTTCTTCGGCTTTCTGCATCAATCGACCGAAGATGGTTGTCAATTCTTCAGAGGCTTTTTTAACCCGCAGACGGACCAGACCCAGTGATGATCTGTTGTCGAAGAGAACGACAAGAATAACCCTGCCGCCGACGATGGAGATGTGCAGGTTGTCTTTTTCGCCTTCATGGAAAAGAATGGAGAATTCTTTTTCGCCGATCAGCTTGGCAAGTCCACCGGTAGCGGCAATATTGCCGGCTGTAAGCGAGGCCAGTGAAGTGGTGTCGAATCGTTCCGTCTCACCTACACCTGTGATGAGCTGACCGTTTTTATCCACAAGAAAGATAACCTTGCTGTTGGCTTCCTTTAAAAGCTTTTCAATGACAGCATTTATCTGTTTGAATTCCTCATCGTACATAACCATCTGAGGATTCGACATGTAACACCCCTTGTGCTGTAGGAAGATTTTATTACAGCGCATTTTATATAACAGAATTGAAAGATACTTTCAAGCTTTAATGGGTATAAGGCACGGCACAAAAAAAGCTCCGGCTTAAGTGCCGGAGCTTTTTTTTTACAAAAAATGCCTGTTACTTTTTGTCTGCGTCATATGACATTGCAGCCATTTTTTCATAAAGTTCAAAGCGCCTGGATGTCCATTGGGTTGCCTGCTTCATCAAAGCGGCTGCAGCTTCGGGATTACTCTTTTTCAAAACACGATAACGGTTTTCACCATAGGCGTACTGTTCAAAGGAGATGGTGGGTGCCTTACTGTCAAGCTGCAGCGGATTTTTGCCCTCAGCAGCCAGTTCCGGATTGTACCGAATCAGCGGCCAGTGGCCGGATGCAACTGCATTTTTCTGCTCATCCACCGCGGTGGTCATGTCGATGCCGTGGGCAATACAGTGGGCATAGGCGATAATCAAAGAAGGTCCGTCATATGCTTCTGCTTCAATGAATGCCTTAACAACCTGGGCAGGGTTACTGAGTGCCACCTTGGCCACATAGACGTTGCCGTAGGCCATGGCGATCATGGCCAGATCTTTCTTGGGCATTGCCTTGCCGCCGGCGGCAAACTGGGCAACAGCCCCAAGAGGTGTCGATTTGGAGGCCTGCCCGCCGGTATTGGAGTAAACCTCGGTGTCCAGAACCAGCAGGTTTACGTTTTTGCCCGAGGCGATGACGTGGTCAAGGCCGCCGTAACCGATGTCATAGGCCCAACCGTCGCCACCAACGATCCACACCGATTTTTTCACGAGATAGTCCGCCAGCGAAATAAGACGTTTGGCCGCAGGCTCTGTGCAAGTTTCCAACCCTTTCTTCAGGGTTGCAACGCGCTCGCGCTGGGCTTCGATCCCTTCTTGTGTGGACTGATCGGCGTTCCGGATCTCTTTCATTGTGCCAATGAGGGATGCGCATGACTTGCAGCCGCAGTTCATAAGTTCATCGAGCAGCTCGGTAGCTGCTTCAGTGAATTTATCGACGGTGAGCCTCATACCGAAGCCGAATTCGGCGTTATCTTCGAACAGGGAGTTTGACCAGGCCGGGCCACGGCCATCGGCCCGCTTTGCCCATGGGGTCGTGGGCAGGTTCCCACCATAGATGGAGGTACAGCCTGTGGCATTGGCAATCAATGCTCTGTCGCCGAAAAGCTGGGACATTAATTTCAAATAAGGCGTCTCGCCGCAGCCGGCACAGGCCCCGGAGTATTCAAAAAGAGGCCTGATCAACTGGCTTCCTTTCAGGGTTTCACGTTTGACCAGTTTTGCCTCAGTTTCGGGAAGCGAGAGGAAGAAATCGTAATTTTCTGCCTCGGCTTCGCGGAGGGGCGGCTGGAACTGCATATTGATGGCCTTGTGATTCGGCTTTTCCTTGCTCTTTGCCGGGCAGTTGTGAACACAGGCAGCACAGCCGGTACAATCCTCCGGGGCCACCTGAAGAGTGAACTTTTTGCCGGCAAACTCGGCCCCTTTGGCATCAACAGACTTGAAGGTTTTAGGTGCCTTGCCGAGGAGCGAAGGGTCATAGGCCTTCATACGAATAGTGGCATGGGGACAGACGAAGGAGCAGATGCCGCACTGGATGCAGAGAGATTCATCCCACACGGGAATATCGACGGCAATATTGCGCTTTTCGTACTGTGATGTGGCAGTGGGGAAAGTGCCATCCGATGGCATTGCCGATACTGGCAGATCGTCGCCACGACCGGCGATGATCTCGGCTGTTACGTCCTGAACAAATGCAGGGGCGTGGCTGCCGACAACGGGGGGCTTCTTCAATTGGCTGGAGGCGGTCGCCGGGACAGTTACCTGGAAGACGTTTTCCAGGGCAGCGTCGACAGCTTTGTTGTTCATGTCGACGACTTTTTCACCAGCCTTTCCATAGCTCTTCTTGATGGCATCCTTGATGGCGTCAAGGGCAATTTCCAGCGGGATGATCGAGGATATCTTGAAGAAAGCGGTCTGCATGATGACGTTGATGCGCGCACCTAGGCCAAGCTCTTCGCCAAGCTTGATGGCGTTGATAACATAGAACTTAAGCTTCTTGTCTATGATCTGCTGCTGCACCTCGACAGGCATTTTATCCCAGACCTGATCCTTGTCGAAGGGGGAGCAGAGGAGGAATGTGGAGCCTTCCTTGGCCTTGGAGAGCATGTCGTATTTTTCCAGGAAGGTGAAGTTGTGACAGGCGATAAAATCGGCACGATCAATGAGGTACGGCGAGCGAATGATATTCTTGCCGAAGCGGAGATGTGAGGTCGTGACGCTGCCGGCTTTTTTGGAGTCGTAGACAAAATAGGCTTGCACGTTGTTGTCGGTCTTTTCACCGATGATCTTGATGGAGTTCTTGTTGGCGCCGACGGTGCCGTCAGAGCCGAGACCGTAGAACATGGCGGAATAGGTGCCGGCAGCAGCATTGGCGAAGCTGGGGTCGAAGGCAAGGCTGGTATTGCAGACGTCTTCCTTGATGCCGGTGACGAAGTTGCTCTTTGGCTTGTCCTCTTTCAGGTTGTCAAAGACCGACTTCGCCATGGCGGGGGTGAATTCCTTTGAACCCAGACCATAACGGCCGCCAACAATGACCGGATATTGAGTGAAGGAGGTCTTCTTATCTGCCATAGCTTCGCCGATGGCAGTGCGTATGTCCAGATAAAGGGGCTCGCCCAGGGAGCCAGGCTCCTTGGTGCGGTCGAGAACGGCTATCTTTTTCACACTTGCCGGAATGGCAGCGACAAAGGCATCAGTAGGGAAAGGCCTGAAGAGGCGAATCTTGAGGAGGCCTACTTTTTCGCCTTTGGCGACAAGAGTTTCCACTGTTTCGTGGATTGTATCGGCGGCTGAACCCATAACAATGATAACCCGCTCTGCATCAGCAGCGCCCACATACTCAACCAGCTTGTACTGTCTGCCGACCAGCTTGGCGAACTTGTCCATCTCCTCCTGAACGATGCCGATGGTTGGCCCGTAGTATTGATTGACAGATTCACGTCCCTGGAAATAGACGTCCGGGTTCTGTGCAGAACCGCGCATGACCGGATGGTCAGGAGATAAAGCCCGTGCACGGTGGGCCAGCACCAGGTCGTCATTGATCATGGCCCGCATATCGTCAAAGGTAAGCTCTTCCACTTTCTGAACTTCATGGGAAGTCCGGAAACCGTCGAAGAAGTGGACGAAAGGAACTCTGGCGCGCAGGGTTGCAGCCTGGGCGATCAGGGCGAAGTCCATAACCTCCTGGACATTGTTGGAGCAGAGCATTGCCCAGCCGGTTGAGCGGCACGCCATGACGTCCGAATGATCCCCGAAGATCGACAGGGCCTGTGCGGCAATGGCGCGGGCAGAAACATGGAAGACCGTGGAAGTAAGCTCACCGGCGATCTTGAACATATTGGGGATCATTAGCAGAAGGCCTTGGCTGGCCGTGAAGGTGGTGGTGAGAGCACCGGCCTGCAAGGCGCCATGAACCGCACCGGAAGCTCCGCCTTCCGACTGCATCTCGGTGACCAGCGGCACGGTGTCCCAGATATTCTTTTCGCCGTTGGCGCTTTTCTCATCGGAGATTTCACCCATTACCGATGATGGGGTAATGGGGTAAATGGCAATAACCTCGTTAGTGGCATGGGCAACGTGGGCTGCCGCGGTATTGCCGTCGATTGTAACCATTCTGCGACTCATACTGTTCCTCCCGATTTTTTATTGTTACTTATGCTATTCGTGAAGCTGAGTTATTCATAGTTCGGAGCGTCCTTCGACAGCCCGCTGAACGGTAGCTGCATCTATAAATTCAAGGTCGCTGCCCAGCGGTATACCGTGGGCAAGGCGAGTAACCCTTATGGATAAAGGTTTTATAAGTCTGGTAAGATAAAGAGCCGTTGCCTCACCTTCCACGGTGAAGTTGGTGGCAATGAGCACTTCCCGGATCGCGCCGCTTTCCAGACGTTTCATGAGTTCTGCGATCTTCAGGTCGCCGGGAGTGATGCCGTTCAGGGGAGATAGCGCCCCGTGCAAAACGTGATAACGACCCTTGAAAGCACGGGAGCGTTCCATGGCCAGAATGTCCTGCGGCTCTTCAACAACACAGATGGTGGTGCGGTCCCTTTCGGTAGAGCAGAGATGGCAGGGATCATCTTCAGTGATGCCGAAGCACACAGAACAGAATCGAACGCCTGCCTTGACCTCGAGCAGGCTTTCAGCCAGAGCAGTCAAATTGTCCGGTGATTTGAGGAGGTGAAAGGCGAGCCGTAAGGCTGTTTTGTCTCCAACACCCGGTAGTTTTTTCAGTTCCCCAAGTAGCCTCGTTAGCGATCTGGAAAAATGTATCATAGAATTCCCGGAATTAAAACAACTTTTTATTTTAATGTGAATGAAAGAGTTTGACTATGAATAAAAAAGCACTTAACGGGCTGAAATGACAGAGATTATAAAGGTGGGGAGAAGGTCCGTTCCCGATTCCCCACAAGCGGCGGAAAACGGACCTGATTCAACGGAAAACAACAATTAAAAAAGACCGGGTATGTTTATGCCGCCGGTGATTTTGCTCATCTGTTCGGCCATCTCCGATTGAACTTTCGTCAGTGCTTCGTTTACCGCTGCCACGACTAGATCCTGCAGCATTTCAACATCTTCCGGATCAACAGCCTCTTTTTTTATGGTAAGGGCAAGCAGCTGGTTTTTCCCGTTAACAACCGCAGTAACGGCACCGCCACCGGCAGTGGCTTCCACTGTTTTTTGAGAGGCTTCCTCCTGCAGTTTTCCCATTTTCTGCTGCATCATCTGCGCCTGCTTCATGATTGACGCCAAACCTTTTGACATGTTTACCTCCGTTGTTGGTGATGTTTTTTATTAACAATAAACTGGTTTTTGTTCAAACTAAAACGAAGTTATTTATTCAGCTCGGATACCTCGTTGACTTGGCCGCCGAAAACTTCCAGAGCGGCATTTATTGCCGGGTGTGCCAGGGCCTTCTCTTTTAATTGCTGCTTCCGTTTGGTTTCCTCAAGGCTTTTTTTTTCCTGCAGGGATGGTGGGGCACCGACGGTTTCTCCAGAGAGCGATTTAAATCTGATGGTGGGCTGAGAGCCGAAAAATGCATGGGACAGGGTTTTCAGGTCTTCCATGGAATCTGCATCCTGCATTTTGCTCAGCTCGAATGACCCCTCGGCATATCCTACTTCCACAAGCTTTCCGGAAACAGTGATTGGTCGGCCAACTTCAAGAAAAGTGGCAAGAACCGGTTTCTTGCCTTTGACAAAGGTGACAAAACCGGGCCAGGTTGAATCGACGTGTGGTGCTGCGGTTTCGTCAGCCGTTGGTGCAGATTGTGCGGCTGCTTCTAATGGTTCCCGCTTGGGCTGACGCTCTTCAATCTTTTGCGGTGGTGAAGGAGTTCTGGTGGTGGCATTCTGTTGTGCCGCAACTGGTTGGGACTTTTCCCACACCGGAGAGGAAGACGCGACTGATGGCAGTGTGGTGCCGGACTCCAACGCCTTGAGGCGATCAAGGATTTCATTTACCGGAATGACCGGGGCCAGTGCAGCCATTTTCAGCAGGGCCATTTCCAGGACCAATCTGGCAAAGTTGGAGTGGGCCATTTCGTTTTCGGCCTTGAGGAGAATGGTCAGGTGGCGTTGCAGATCGGCTGTGGCTACCGTCGCAGCAAGGTTTTTCAGTTCGCTGCATTCAGTTTCGGAAAGATCCAGAATATCCGATGCATTGTCAATGGCTCGGAGGATGGCCAGGTTTCGGAAGTGGTCGATAAGTTCCTGGCAGAACTGACGCATGCTGTAGCCGAAGGAATCCACCTGTTTGACTATCTCAAGCACTGATTTGTTGTCACGGGAAAACACTGCCTGAGAGGCTTCAAGGAGAAGGCGGCGGTCGACTACGCCAAGTAGGCTCGCCACATCATCGTCGGCGACGTTCTCACCACAGAATGCAAGCACCTGGTCGAGGGTGGAGAGTGAGTCACGCATGCTGCCATCACCCTTGCGAGCAACAATGGCCAGGGCGTCGCTACTTATGGAAACCTTTTCCTGATCGACGATGTACCGCAGGCGGTCAACTATTTTCTGCAGGGGAATCCGTTTGAAATCAAAGCGCTGGCAGCGGGACAGGATAGTGATCGGCAGCTTGTGCGGCTCGGTGGTGGCGAAGATGAATTTCACATGGGCGGGGGGTTCCTCCAGCGTCTTCAATAAGGCGTTGAAGGCGTTGTTGGTGAGCATGTGCACTTCGTCGATGATAAATATCTTGTAGCGGCTTTTCGACGGGAGATACTTGACATTGTCCCGCAACTCGCGGATGTCGTCAACGCCGGTATTGGATGCACCGTCGATTTCAAAAACATCGACTGAGTTGCCGTCGGTGATCTCGGAGCAGGATGGACAGCTGTTGCAGGGTTCAGTGGTCAGGCCATGCTCGCAGTTGAGGGCTTTGGCCAGTATCCGGGCGGAGCTGGTCTTGCCAACACCCCTGGCGCCGGTAAAAAGAAAGGCATGGGCGATCCTGCCGGTGTCGATGGCATTCTGCAGGGTACGGCTGACGTGTTCCTGGCCGATCAGGTCACTGAAAGTCTGGGGTCGCCATTTTCGTGCCAAAACGAGATATGACAAAATGGTTAACCTCTTTGCGCTGGTCACGGTTAGGGTTAATGGTTTGTGGGAGGGGCACAATCGGGGGAATTGCGGACACAACTGATAGCTGGGCGATCCCGCGGCACACGGGTTGAGTTACTGCCGCTGCTTCCTTCCGGACCTGACGGGGTTCATAACCTTCCGTTGCGAGGGGCCCAGCTATCAGTTGTGCCCGCAAAGGGCTAAGCGGGTACGCCAGTTTTCATGTTTTAATCTGGCGGAGAGAGAGGGATTCGAACCCTCGGTACGCTATTAACGTACACACGCTTTCCAGGCGTGCTCCTTCAACCGCTCGGACATCTCTCCACGGAAATCGTGATATTAGTATAGGCTACCATATTTTGTAAAGGTTTTTCTTGCCGCTCCCGGAGTGCCAACGTGGGAACCCATGGCCGGGCGGAAGAAAAACTTGATTTAAGGCGGCAAAAAATTTAGGATTTCGCCAATTAACATGCACGATGGGATATCTATGAATCTGCTCCACAATCTCAATCCACCCCAGAAGGACGCGGTGCTCCATGGCGAAGGGCCGCTCCTGATTCTTGCCGGCGCCGGTTCCGGCAAGACCCGGGTCATTGTCCACCGCATCGCCTATCTTATCACCGAGCGAGGCGTGCCGCCATGGCAGATCCTGGCGGTCACTTTCACCAACAAGGCAGCTGCGGAGATGCGCGGCCGGGTTGAAAAACTGCTCCCTGGCGGCGAAACCCCTCTCATTTCCACCTTTCATTCTGCCTGCGCCCGGATTCTGCGACGGGAGATCCATCATCTTGGATATGACTCCTCTTTTGCCATCTATGATGACAAGGATGGTGAGAAACTGATCAAGGAGATCGTTGCCGAGCTGCATCTGGATGAAAAGCGATTTCCGGCCAAACTGTTCACTGCTGCCATCGATGAGTGCAAGAACGCCGGCCGTACTCCGGACGATCTGCCGATGGGCGATTACATGGCCGACAAGATTGGGCAGGTCT
This region of Geotalea daltonii FRC-32 genomic DNA includes:
- the nifJ gene encoding pyruvate:ferredoxin (flavodoxin) oxidoreductase codes for the protein MSRRMVTIDGNTAAAHVAHATNEVIAIYPITPSSVMGEISDEKSANGEKNIWDTVPLVTEMQSEGGASGAVHGALQAGALTTTFTASQGLLLMIPNMFKIAGELTSTVFHVSARAIAAQALSIFGDHSDVMACRSTGWAMLCSNNVQEVMDFALIAQAATLRARVPFVHFFDGFRTSHEVQKVEELTFDDMRAMINDDLVLAHRARALSPDHPVMRGSAQNPDVYFQGRESVNQYYGPTIGIVQEEMDKFAKLVGRQYKLVEYVGAADAERVIIVMGSAADTIHETVETLVAKGEKVGLLKIRLFRPFPTDAFVAAIPASVKKIAVLDRTKEPGSLGEPLYLDIRTAIGEAMADKKTSFTQYPVIVGGRYGLGSKEFTPAMAKSVFDNLKEDKPKSNFVTGIKEDVCNTSLAFDPSFANAAAGTYSAMFYGLGSDGTVGANKNSIKIIGEKTDNNVQAYFVYDSKKAGSVTTSHLRFGKNIIRSPYLIDRADFIACHNFTFLEKYDMLSKAKEGSTFLLCSPFDKDQVWDKMPVEVQQQIIDKKLKFYVINAIKLGEELGLGARINVIMQTAFFKISSIIPLEIALDAIKDAIKKSYGKAGEKVVDMNNKAVDAALENVFQVTVPATASSQLKKPPVVGSHAPAFVQDVTAEIIAGRGDDLPVSAMPSDGTFPTATSQYEKRNIAVDIPVWDESLCIQCGICSFVCPHATIRMKAYDPSLLGKAPKTFKSVDAKGAEFAGKKFTLQVAPEDCTGCAACVHNCPAKSKEKPNHKAINMQFQPPLREAEAENYDFFLSLPETEAKLVKRETLKGSQLIRPLFEYSGACAGCGETPYLKLMSQLFGDRALIANATGCTSIYGGNLPTTPWAKRADGRGPAWSNSLFEDNAEFGFGMRLTVDKFTEAATELLDELMNCGCKSCASLIGTMKEIRNADQSTQEGIEAQRERVATLKKGLETCTEPAAKRLISLADYLVKKSVWIVGGDGWAYDIGYGGLDHVIASGKNVNLLVLDTEVYSNTGGQASKSTPLGAVAQFAAGGKAMPKKDLAMIAMAYGNVYVAKVALSNPAQVVKAFIEAEAYDGPSLIIAYAHCIAHGIDMTTAVDEQKNAVASGHWPLIRYNPELAAEGKNPLQLDSKAPTISFEQYAYGENRYRVLKKSNPEAAAALMKQATQWTSRRFELYEKMAAMSYDADKK
- the recR gene encoding recombination mediator RecR, yielding MIHFSRSLTRLLGELKKLPGVGDKTALRLAFHLLKSPDNLTALAESLLEVKAGVRFCSVCFGITEDDPCHLCSTERDRTTICVVEEPQDILAMERSRAFKGRYHVLHGALSPLNGITPGDLKIAELMKRLESGAIREVLIATNFTVEGEATALYLTRLIKPLSIRVTRLAHGIPLGSDLEFIDAATVQRAVEGRSEL
- a CDS encoding YbaB/EbfC family nucleoid-associated protein, with product MSKGLASIMKQAQMMQQKMGKLQEEASQKTVEATAGGGAVTAVVNGKNQLLALTIKKEAVDPEDVEMLQDLVVAAVNEALTKVQSEMAEQMSKITGGINIPGLF
- the dnaX gene encoding DNA polymerase III subunit gamma/tau → MSYLVLARKWRPQTFSDLIGQEHVSRTLQNAIDTGRIAHAFLFTGARGVGKTSSARILAKALNCEHGLTTEPCNSCPSCSEITDGNSVDVFEIDGASNTGVDDIRELRDNVKYLPSKSRYKIFIIDEVHMLTNNAFNALLKTLEEPPAHVKFIFATTEPHKLPITILSRCQRFDFKRIPLQKIVDRLRYIVDQEKVSISSDALAIVARKGDGSMRDSLSTLDQVLAFCGENVADDDVASLLGVVDRRLLLEASQAVFSRDNKSVLEIVKQVDSFGYSMRQFCQELIDHFRNLAILRAIDNASDILDLSETECSELKNLAATVATADLQRHLTILLKAENEMAHSNFARLVLEMALLKMAALAPVIPVNEILDRLKALESGTTLPSVASSSPVWEKSQPVAAQQNATTRTPSPPQKIEERQPKREPLEAAAQSAPTADETAAPHVDSTWPGFVTFVKGKKPVLATFLEVGRPITVSGKLVEVGYAEGSFELSKMQDADSMEDLKTLSHAFFGSQPTIRFKSLSGETVGAPPSLQEKKSLEETKRKQQLKEKALAHPAINAALEVFGGQVNEVSELNK